GTTTATTACCAATATGGAAGGTATTTGAATATTTCAAGTGCTGCCCCGAAAAATACAAAAGCGCTCCCGCCAAACCTTCAGGGACTATGGGCTAATCAGATCAATACACCTTGGAATGGTGATTATCATCTCAATATCAATGCACAGATGAATCATTGGGGCGTGGAGGTCAATAACCTGAGCGAATATCATAAGCCTTTTATTGAAATGATAAAGCGGATTGCAAAAACTGGCGAGCAGACAGCAAAGGCTTACTATAACGCACCGGGTTGGGTGGTCTATATGATGACGAATATCTGGGGGTATTCCGCTCCGGGTGAGCAGGCTTCCTGGGGAGCGAGTACGGCCTCAGGCTGGCTATGTAACCATCTCTGGGAACATTATCTGTTTACCGGGGATAAAAATTACCTCAAAGAGATTTATCCGATACTCAAAGGAGCGGCAGAGTTCTACGATCATACATTGGTTCAGGACCCTAAAACAGGATGGTGGGTCACTTCACCGTCGGTGTCGCCGGAAAATGCTTTCCGAATGGCCAATGGAAAAGTTGCTGCGGTTGTGATGGGACCTACCATTGATAACCAGATCGTACGGGAGTTATACCAGGCGGTGATCAAAGCTGATTCTATCCTTACGACGACCGACAGTTTTGCCGGCGCCTTGAAAGCGAAGCTGAAGGATGTCCCTCCGCCTGTAGTTGTTAGCCCATCGGGGCGCGTAATGGAATGGCTCGAGGACTATCAGGAAGTTGAACCTAAACATCGACATGTATCACATTTATATGGTCTGTATCCCGCGGCATTTATCTCGCCACAGACGACACCTGAATGGGCTGACGCAGCACGTAAGACTTTAGCTGTACGTGGCGATGAAGGAACCGGCTGGTCTAGAGCATGGAAAATATTATTTTGGGCGAGATTACAGGATGGTGATCATGCACTCGAAATTCTAAGGCAGTTGCTTAAGCCCGCTTTTACCAATGAAACAACCTATCAGGGAGTCGGGGCAGGTACCTACCCTAATTTGTTCTGTGCGCATCCGCCTTTTCAGATCGATGGAAACTTCGGCGGCGCAGCCGGGATTGCCGAGATGTTGATACAGAGCCACAATGGTTATATCCATCTATTACCTGCGCTACCTAAAGCCTGGTCAAAGGGTGAAGTTAAGGGACTTAAAACCCGTGGAAACTATACCGTAGACATCAAGTGGGAAAATGGAAAGGTTTCCGCCTTGCAGATTAAAGGTAAAAAAGGAAAGCTTCGTCTATTTGAAAACGGAAACTATAAAGATTATGAAGTTCGTTAACTATTTTTGCTTGATTTCTGTGCTGGCCTTGGGGGCAACAGCCTGTACACAAAAGTCCGAATCGGCGAAGACAGCCGCCTTATTGAATAGCTTTAGCTATAAGATAACCGGATAAACCACTGCCGGGGACGGGACTCAGGTGAGCCTCGTCGATCACGACAATAAACTGCAGCAATTTGTAAAAACACAGGTTGCTAATGGGCAATTTGTTTTGGAAGGCGAACTAGCCATGGCCGGATTCTATGATATTCAGATAAAGGGTATGGAGGCCTATACATTATTTGTCGAAGACGGGAGTGACTATGATCTGAGTGAAAACCAGGGCAAGTTTACCTTGACAACCTCTTCGCAGAATGCCAAGGATTTCATACAGTTCAATGCGAACTATAAACAGCGTGAAGAGGAGGAAAAAAATAAAACGGCAAATAAAAGCCAACGGGTAAGGCAGTTGGAGAGTCAGTTGCCTTCGATGGCTGCAAGAAATGATGGTTCCTATGAGAAAACAGTCGATGAAATACAGCGCTTAAGTGGTAATGCCGCATTTAATCCACGCACACTATACGCCGATTTTATTCTCGATAGTACCCACCGTTCATCCTTAGTATTGCCTTATTTTTTTAAATACATCTCCTTGGATCAGACGAATTATAAAAAATTCGATGCCGCATTGCTGAGTTTTAATACGGATTTGCAGAAGCATCCTTATGTTAAATTTGCCCGCGAAAAGGTCGATAGGGTGAAAGACTTCTACGAGAATATGCCTGTATTTCCTGCTATTAGCCCGATGAATGTAGAACGGGATAGTTTGAATTTAAAGGATATTCCAAAGGCTAAAATGCTGATTGCCGCGTTTTGGAGAACTTCCAATACCAATAGCAAGGCCGATATGGAGATGTTACGGAAAAAAGAATCTCAATTGAACGCTATGGGGGTAAGGGTTATCTATTTTTCGCTGGATAAGGATCTGGATAAATGGATCAAATCAAGTAAGGAGCTGGCCCTAGGAAAGCAGAGTTACTTTTTGAATTATAATGACCAGGCAACGATGGAAAATGATTTTAGTATAGATCGTACGCCAAGTTATCTATGGATAAATCCGCAGACCTTCCAAATTTTATCCTTGAGTGGTGAGGATCCAGCAATGCCACAGTTTTTAGGGAAGGTAAAGGAATTTCTTGCTAAAAATTAACGATTATTGTCTTAAAAAAGCTTACTTTTGAATTAACTGTTTAATATTTGTTATTTCAATACATAATGAAAGTCGTTCAATTTACAGTTCCGGTTGTTTACCAAGGATCTATTTGTGTGCAGGAAGACATTCTGCCTTCATTCTACAGCAACTATCACCGACACAAGGAAATCCAGCTGACCTATATCCTGAAAGGGCGGGGAACCTTTATGATTGGCAACTTTACACATAGTTTTGAAGAGGACGAGATCTATATCGTTGATGCAGATGAACCGCATATGTTCAAAACGGGGGAAGATATAAGGGATGGCATTCATGCCATCCATATTTTTTTCGACTACGAACATTTTAAACCCTTTCTGGATTTTCCTGAATTCGATGATGTTAAGTATTTCCTGGAACACATCAACGTCAGTAAAAAATTGGATGCGGAGCATTCCGTCGCGTTGAAAGAAAAATTTGTACAGATTAACGTGAGTGCGGGCATAGATCGTCTCCTCTCGTTTGTGAAGCTGATTAATTTTTTAAGTAAAAAAGTAGATCAATGGACTTCGCTGTATACAGGTATTCCACAAAAGAAGTTCTCAGACGCCGAAGGATTGCGAATCAATGAAATATTCCAATATACTTTCCAGCATTTTGGAGACAAGATTTCCTTGGAAGATATAGCAGCGGTAGCACACATGACACCACACGCATTTTGCAAGTATTTTAAGAAACATACCCGGAAAACCTATGTTACCTTCCTCAATGAAATCCGGATTGAACGTGCCTGTAAAATGTTGATTGACGAATCTTCGGAAAGTGTTTCTAATATCGCTTTTAAAACAGGATTTAACAATGTTGTCAATTTCAATCGGGTGTTCAAGAAAATAATCAAACTGTCGCCGAGTGAATATGTACAGGAACATCGTATGCGCTACTAGGTTGTTTGGCGGATGTTACTATGCCGTTTAATGGAATAGTCTATGGAGATTTCCGAGCTATAACTGGATCCTCATACCGTTGATTTTTGGTGGGCTCCCCTCCACGGAAATCGGAAGAATGGTTTTGTTGACAATATCGGAGAAAGACTCGTCAATAAAATTTAAAAATAGCAGGTGCTAAAATGGTATTTTTGAGTTCTAATGATAACCATTCCGATGAATAAAAATCTATTTATTGCACTCCTAGTTTTATGTATATCTGCGCTGCAGCTCCGGGCCCAATCTTCTCTTTTTAAGATCGATACGCTGCAATACCAAGGGACGGATAAGCATATCGTCAATTTGGTCATTTTGGGGGACGGTTACACCAAAGCACAGCTGGATGACTACGCTGCCGATGCAAAGTAGTTTACCAACTATTTTTTCTCGATCGAACCCTTCAAGCAATACAGCAGTTTTTTAATGTGTTTGCTATTCGTACGATCTCCGAGGAATCTGGTGCAGTGCACGACTGCAAAGTGGGTGACTGTGTACATGGTGAAGAATGCTAAGCGTTGGAGCTAATACGTTGAAGGTGATGTTTCAAGATACGACCAATCTATTACGTAATCCATCCTATGTCACCATCGAGATTCGGTTGTGTGGACATTTAATTGGTTGAAATTGATTGATTTAGCGAGACTAGCGATCACATGAGGCGATACATTGGAAACCTGGTATAGTGGTGCTCAGGTGCTTACGGTAAAGCATCCTATTGCCGGATTTCAATATCGCTGGTATGATGCCGCTACAGGGTTTTGGGAAGAAAGGGGCAATAATATTTTTTTACAAAATATTGTGGAGTCAAACGTATACCTCGTCCGTGGTATTTGGGATGACCGGGTTTCCGAGAAAACAAAAGTTTACATCAACACATTGGACAAAATTGATTAGCCAAAGAATATTCAGGTTAAAATCGACAATAAGAAAAACACAGTACAATTGACAGTAAAGGATAAAGTCGATGCGCGTTATAGCGATATCTGGTTGAATGAAGAAGGTAATCCGATCTATGAATGGGACGAATTTAATGGCGAGTATGTACGTCCAACAGGGGTGAATAATGTGCTCAAAATGAAATTAACAACCTCTTCTGGAAAGATATACGTTCAAAAAATAGATAAAGAGACCACTTGCAAAAGTGAGAAAAGGATTGTAACTTTTTAGTTATACTATTGGAGTGAAATGATTTATAAGTTAATTTTAATCTGCCGGTTAATTAACTTATAAATCATTTATATTTATGAAAAGAAAATCCAAGTCAACTTGGGGAATTCTTTCATGTGTATTCATCCTGGTTTTAGCCGCAATGCCTTCGTGCAAAAAGCATGTAAAACTTCCCGATGAAAACGATGAAACAATTCATGCGGTAAAATTCAAAGTCAAGGATTTTGAAGCGATTGTTACTCCTCTAAAAAAACAATCAACCACGGCAAAACGAGCTGCGCTGAGCAGAGCTTCTTCCGAAAACGAATTGCTGTATCATTGGACCTTTGATAACAGCGATGTTGTTCCCGAAAATGCACTTGATGATGCCGTTCTGATCGATTACAACAATGGAAAGACAGACTATGATTTTTTAGGCGGTTGGCCTGCAACGGGAAAAGCCATTAGTTTCAAAGGTGGTAAAGAGATCCTAGTCAAAATCCCTGCCACAGGTATTCATTCGCTGGGTAGCTGGACCTTTGATTGCAATAGTTCGAGTACAGGACCAAGGGCACTGCTTTTGAGTTATTCCCTGGATAAGGGGAATAGTTTTTTGATGCTCTCGGATACAATCAATTATCCATCGAATGTGTCACTTTCAGCCAAAATCCCTGTGAGTGCATCATTGGCAGATATTTCGTTTGGCAACAGCAAGGAGCTCTGGTTGAAAATTTCATTATTTGCCGGTAGCAGGGATGGAGGAGCGGGTTACAGCCCAACGACTGGTACATTCAAGATGGATAACTTGATGGTTTACGGACAAGTCAACCCGGCCGCTTTGCCCAGCAAATTTTACTATCATGTGTTTGATGCAAAATCGAAGGCTATGATCAAATCGGGCGTACTTAATTCGCAGGAAGCTTTCGATGTTGAATTGCCGAACGGAACCTATTACCTAAGTCTGATTGCTAAAAATTCGACATTGCCGCTGATCCTGGCAGGGGCGGTGGATTTTGAGCACTTTTATGCGACGAATGCTTTTTCAGAACAATCTGCAGAGTTATTTGCTAGCCGGGATACCTTTGAGGTTAAAGGGGCTATGGAACGGGTCCTAAACTTAAGTCGGATCTACAGTGAGGTCAAGTTGACTTTTACAGACAGCGAAGATCTGAGCGCAATTGATAGTATTCAGGTGAAGCAGCTTCATCCTGTGTTTCATTATTATCCTTTTATGACGCATATTAACGACCAGGTTGATGAAAGTCTTTTGACGGTTATCCCACATTTTACGGCAGCTGATCAAAGTTTTTCGTTCAACCAATTTATGGGCTATTATCTCAACAATACCGCTATTAAATATCAGTTCCAAGTTTTCAAGGAAGGTAAATTGCTGCGTACATTTGAACTGGAAAGCGAAATCCGAAATAATGTTCAAATACAGTTTAAGGGCAAATTGCTGGAGACTGCCAATGGGAATTTGGGTTTTCAGATCGTGAAGAATGAACAGTGGGACGATCATATTGTGATAGAATACTAGCACAGTTATTGTACTTAGCATCTAGCCGCCCTACATCTATTAAAACAAAAAGGTGTCCAGCAATGGACACCTTTTCTGTGATAGCATATTGGCTATATCAATTTTTTTAGCAAGGTATTCCAACCAGCCAAGTCATTCAATATTTTTTCAAGATCGGCAATGGCAACACGTTCCTGTGCCATCGTATCACGGTGACGGATGGTTACGGTGTTGTCTTCCAATGAATCGTAATCGACTGTGATACAGATTGGTGTTCCGATTGCATCTTGACGACGGTAACGTTTTCCAATGGCATCTTTTTCGTCATATTGAACGTTGTAATCCAATTTTAGTGTATTTAGGATCTCACGTGCTTTTTCTGGTAAACCATCTTTTTTGGTCAATGGTAAAATTGCAGCTTTTACCGGTGCCAATGCTGGTGGAAATTTCAATACAACGCGCGAATCTTGTTTTTCTGCTGTAGAAAGATCTTCTGTTACCAAAGAGTTACATAATACAGTTAAGAAAAGGCGATCCAATCCAATTGAAGTTTCAATGACATATGGAATGTAGTTTTGATTGATTTCAGGATCAAAATATTGCATTTTCTTTTTAGAAAATTCCTGATGTTGTTTCAAGTCAAAATCTGTACGGGAGTGGATACCTTCAACTTCTTTGAATCCGAATGGGAAGTTGAATTCAATATCAACTGCAGCATTTGCGTAATGCGCTAATTTATCGTGGTCGTGGTAACGGTAGTTTGATGGATCGAAGCCCAATGCCAAATGCCATTTCAAACGTGTTTCTTTCCATTTGTTATACCATTCCAATTCAGTACCCGGGCGGCAGAAAAATTGCATTTCCATTTGCTCGAATTCACGCATACGCATGATAAACTGACGTGCAATTACTTCGTTACGGAAAGCTTTACCAATTTGTGCAATACCAAAAGGAATTTTCATACGTCCTGTCTTTTGAACGTTCAGGAAGTTGACGAAAATACCTTGTGCAGTTTCAGGACGAAGGTAAACCTGATCAGCTCCATCTGCCATAGCACCCATTTGGGTTGCAAACATCAAATTAAATTGACGTACTTCAGTCCAATTTTTGGTACCTGAAACCGGACATACGATATTATGTTCTTCAATGATGGTTTTCAGTCCAGCTAAATCGTCTGCATTCAATGCGGTATTCAAAGCGTCTAATAGGGCAGCAGCTTCAGCTGTCTTACCATCTGCTTCATAACGTGCAATCTTATCTTCGATCAATTGATCGGCACGGTAACGTTTTTTTGAATCCTTATTGTCGATCATTGGGTCGTTAAAACCATCAACGTGACCAGAGGCTTTCCATGTTGTTGGGTGCATGAAAATTGCGGCATCAATACCAACAATGTTTTCGTGCAATTGCACCATGGATTTCCACCAATAAGTCTTTAGGTTGTTTTTTAATTCCGAACCTAATTGACCGTAATCGTAGACGGCACTTAATCCGTCATATATTTCGCTCGATTGAAATACAAAACCGTATTCCTTCGCGTGTGATACTACACTTTTGAAAAAGTCGTCTGTCTGTTTGCTCATAAGTGGCAAATATAGATATTAGTTTTAGATTTTAGATATAAGATTCTTGATAAGAGGTATTCTTTAAATGCCTAAATCACGGATCTGCTGGGACGCATTTTTGTTATCTACTTTTTTGATGATATGTTGGATAATGCCATCTGCATCAATCACAAAAGTGGTACGTGCTGTGCCCATATACTTTTT
The DNA window shown above is from Sphingobacterium thalpophilum and carries:
- a CDS encoding glycoside hydrolase family 95 protein; translated protein: MVNRFLMLIVVCICHTTMLFAQQNPLVLWYNKPAKVWEETLPLGNGLIGMMPDGNPSHEKIVLNEISMWSGSPEDPNNYEAYKNVEAIQALLKAGKNDEAEKLVNETFVTKGKGSGFGNGATVPYGCYQLFGDLILDYKLPAGTIEGYKRSLDLATASAQTSFKINGQQVQRRYYTSFDNNVGVIQLSQHKDVVQQLGISFQRQENIDRYTLLDDGILVEGSLPDGKGGKNLKFVGFIQVKGKNLQINKKDKTLEVSANGGLTIYFSASTSYYGKDPLPVVKAAVAAAKTADEQKIYKNHLAVYQKVFDRVSLNLYGNTANNAIPTNERIANFYKNPVADPDLATVYYQYGRYLNISSAAPKNTKALPPNLQGLWANQINTPWNGDYHLNINAQMNHWGVEVNNLSEYHKPFIEMIKRIAKTGEQTAKAYYNAPGWVVYMMTNIWGYSAPGEQASWGASTASGWLCNHLWEHYLFTGDKNYLKEIYPILKGAAEFYDHTLVQDPKTGWWVTSPSVSPENAFRMANGKVAAVVMGPTIDNQIVRELYQAVIKADSILTTTDSFAGALKAKLKDVPPPVVVSPSGRVMEWLEDYQEVEPKHRHVSHLYGLYPAAFISPQTTPEWADAARKTLAVRGDEGTGWSRAWKILFWARLQDGDHALEILRQLLKPAFTNETTYQGVGAGTYPNLFCAHPPFQIDGNFGGAAGIAEMLIQSHNGYIHLLPALPKAWSKGEVKGLKTRGNYTVDIKWENGKVSALQIKGKKGKLRLFENGNYKDYEVR
- a CDS encoding AraC family transcriptional regulator; translated protein: MKVVQFTVPVVYQGSICVQEDILPSFYSNYHRHKEIQLTYILKGRGTFMIGNFTHSFEEDEIYIVDADEPHMFKTGEDIRDGIHAIHIFFDYEHFKPFLDFPEFDDVKYFLEHINVSKKLDAEHSVALKEKFVQINVSAGIDRLLSFVKLINFLSKKVDQWTSLYTGIPQKKFSDAEGLRINEIFQYTFQHFGDKISLEDIAAVAHMTPHAFCKYFKKHTRKTYVTFLNEIRIERACKMLIDESSESVSNIAFKTGFNNVVNFNRVFKKIIKLSPSEYVQEHRMRY
- a CDS encoding glycine--tRNA ligase; this encodes MSKQTDDFFKSVVSHAKEYGFVFQSSEIYDGLSAVYDYGQLGSELKNNLKTYWWKSMVQLHENIVGIDAAIFMHPTTWKASGHVDGFNDPMIDNKDSKKRYRADQLIEDKIARYEADGKTAEAAALLDALNTALNADDLAGLKTIIEEHNIVCPVSGTKNWTEVRQFNLMFATQMGAMADGADQVYLRPETAQGIFVNFLNVQKTGRMKIPFGIAQIGKAFRNEVIARQFIMRMREFEQMEMQFFCRPGTELEWYNKWKETRLKWHLALGFDPSNYRYHDHDKLAHYANAAVDIEFNFPFGFKEVEGIHSRTDFDLKQHQEFSKKKMQYFDPEINQNYIPYVIETSIGLDRLFLTVLCNSLVTEDLSTAEKQDSRVVLKFPPALAPVKAAILPLTKKDGLPEKAREILNTLKLDYNVQYDEKDAIGKRYRRQDAIGTPICITVDYDSLEDNTVTIRHRDTMAQERVAIADLEKILNDLAGWNTLLKKLI